DNA from Physeter macrocephalus isolate SW-GA chromosome 15, ASM283717v5, whole genome shotgun sequence:
CGCGTGCGCACACAGCTGGCTGCTGGCAGAGTTGTTACAGGTTGTTCCAGTTTCCCCGCATGGCTGGGGGCGGGTGCAGACGGCAGGGTAGACGTGAATTCCTTTCCATTTTGGGTTTCGGTAGAGAGTCTGAAGGAAGAGGTTTTGTAGCAGGCCAGGAAGTATGTGCTAAGGGCTCTTTGAATTGGTCTGAAATGCCTCCTGCCTGGAGTTTTATGAAAAACCACATCTCCCGCTGCACGACGTGCCCGCCTTGTGACTGGGCAGAGCCCCGGGCACTAGGGCGGGAGGCGAGCGCACGGGACAGGACACATGCCTGCAGGCCCTGTGCGGGGAGGATGAGGAAGGGCCCCAGGCTCCCTTcctacctcccacccccaagAGCTCACAGTTGAGGGCAAAGACTGAACACATACACATTCGCATAACTGACATGATAACAGGAAGGTTTGGAAGGAGGTAGCTGAGAAAAAGTGCTAAAAGTAAGGGAAAAGTGATGAAGGCTTCCTCGTGCTGTTGAACTGAGGAGGGCTGTGCTTTGTTTTGTTAGGTATTTGAGAAGAATCCTGGATAGGGTTTTATTCCCACAGGGGTGGAAACTAGGAAAAACGAATTTCAGGTGGGGACCTGAGGGTTTTCTTTGTCTGGGTGCAGAGCACTGGAGGAGGCCCCCAAGAGGGGCGTGTGGCTCTAGGTCTTAACATCTGCGCGTCGGTGGGGGGCCGGAGTGAAGCAGACCGGGCCTGCTCCGACTCTGCCTGTGTGCTGGATCGAGGTGGGCGTCAGCCACCTAGAGCCGTGGTGTTGGGGGCTGTTAAAGTGTCGCCGCGTGACTTCTGCTGGCCCTTCACCTGTGAACCACTTCTGCCTGTTGATTTCCAGAAAGACGGAAACTGCGTGTGCACGCGGGTAGTAGTTCAGAGCTCAGACCGAGGCACGCTGTTCAAACAGTGCTTTCACTTGAGGTTTTTACATAGGTCCTTCACATGCTTTTCAACATCAGAAAGTACAGAAAATGTGTAGGGTAAAATCTCTTCTGTGCTTGTCTCCTAACTACTTAATTCACGTGTGCTCCAGCTGTTGTCAGTTGTTGATCCTTGCCGAGAGGGTTTGTGCTCGCACCTGGCGCGCGCACACGTCTGTCCACACAAACCCCGGTGCCGTGCGCCGCCCTCGGTACTGCGGTGGGTCTGGCACGTAGTAAGCGCCCTTCCTAAAGTCTGTGTTAGATGAAAGTCAGAGTTTTTTATGTCTCTGTCTTCTAATATTCACTGAGAAGTGAACAAACAGTATATAACGTTTTACTTCTTGTGTTTTCCGTGTGTTTTTAGCCCCCTGTGCTGTCAGGAATCTGCAGGACTTGGCCCGTATTTACATCCGACGCGCGCTTAGAAATTTCATAAACGAGGAGGCGCAGGCCAAGGGGATTCCCCAGAGGGCTCCgcccaaaaggaaaaggaagcggGTCAAGCAGAGGATTAACACGTACGTCTTTGTGGGCAATCAGCTCATCCCTCAGCCTCTAGACagcgaggaggaggagaagatggaagaagataaggagggggaggagagagagctcGGCGAAGGCCGGAAGCAGGAGGAGCCGCCCCAGAACTTGCTGAGGGAGAAGATCATGAAGCTCCCCCTGCCCGAGTCCTTAAAAGCTTACTTGACGTATTTTAGGGACAAATAACTTAGAGCAAGAAGAAAGAATGCCTACTGATAATTCCTTTAGTCTTGAAAATGTAGCATTTGTTAGAAGTTAAAAGagaattctttctttcatcagagtgAATTTTTAGTGGGAAAAGTATAACTTGTTTCTGTCTTAGTAATAAAAATGATGTATTCTGTGATTAAAAAGAAtcccttttataaaatatatttttctttaaatcttggaAAAATTGCTGTTTTAACTTGGAGCGACTTCCAGAGTGGAATGTAACAGTAGTCAAGACTGGGTCCTTCAGATCCTCGTCTGGTTCCTTACAGACTAGTAGTGGTGAGGGTTAGATTCAATTTTCCATAAGGTGAAATAATCATGAAGCATATGTAGTCCGATTCGAATTGCagccatttgcatttcctccaTGAAACCTTTATCTAACAAGGAAATCAGAAGCTTTGTGTGTTGCAGTCACTATTGCTGAGTTGCTGTAGGTCTGTTCCGGGCAGTGTATGAGTGCAATAACGATGCAGATACGGAGTAATGTAGCTTTAAAAAGCCTCCTTTCAGGGAGTTCAACAGCACTGCTACCCTTGCTCTTGAATCTGTTGCCAAAAGACATGGGGAAAACATCTGCTTCTCTCATAGAGATTTTAGGAGCACGTCAAGTGAATATTAAAGTAAAACGTATATGCTTAATACAACTCTTAGTCTGTGTGGACCCTTTacattttcagtatttaaaaatgatGAGGTTATCTTACTCTGAAGTTTTAGAAGATAGTATATGTAGGACGGTTTTCCCTGTAGTCCACTGTATAAAGTATTTGCTTTAAGAGAGTCCGTTGTTCTACGCGGCTGTTGATGGCTCATCGGTGAATCGGCCTGAGTGGGCTGGTCACAGGTGCACTTTAGCAAAGGGAACTCCTGGTTCATTGGCAGGTTCATCCTTGACAAGTAGGGCTGCGCCAGCCTGCATTTGCTTTGAAATTCGTCTTTGTAGCATAGGAAGTATTCACAGAAATTATATGTAGTTgaccttttctttgaaaattcgGAATCGTAGTGTAATCTTTGGGACCTACATTGGGCTCATTTAATTTCTTCCcatgtttttttgttcttgttttttgtgGTGAAGTAacactgattttcatttttttgcttcatATCACATACTACTGTATTCATTATTTGAATGTCAGTAGTGAAACAGGTGAAATGCCATTATTagtgtgtttcttttcttcctcctaggGCCTGAAGAGTCATGCCTTGTTTAAGAAAGTATACAGTGTAGCACATTTACTCTTTAGTGTTCCatggattatatattttttaaaaggaaaaatttgagAGTATCACTTACCACCACCAGCATCACTGTTACAACTGTTGAACAAGTATGCTTGAGGAAACGCAGTCAATGTGTAGTGGAAGGATTATTATGTCTCTGCAAAGATTCGACCGTTAGATAAAGAAAATTTCAGCTCTGGTAATTCCACACATCTGAAAACAACTGTTTGAAATAGTCTAAACATGAATTATCCCAGGTAAATTGGGATATTTTAGTAATGTGAAAGGTAATTTCATGGaagctgtttgttttttaccattgGGCTTGGGCGTTGGGGGTATCTCCACAATTTTTCTTAGGTGATTACTAAGCTGTTATTGGTAAGAAATGCCCCATTCATTTCTATcgaggaaaaaaaatagtttcatacAATTACCATGTTAGAGACGCtcgttttattttgaaatcagtgTCCATTTAGAAGTTCAATTTTGAGTTCCTGGTGcccacatatttttatttagccGCCCCCCCACCAGCTTTGTTGTTTTCGGGGCGAGCGTTCAGATAACGTAAACACAACGGTTTCTTAAATCATGGTGTTAACTATTCATGAGGGACGTTTTCGTTAAGGATATATTTGAAGATGGAGTTTTTCATATCAGCTTTCATTCTGTTGGCTTTGGCAAAATGTACAGTAGGTTTTCATAATCATTGCCTATTTTTTGTCATTGAAATGTATCTTTTGTGttcttaaatgcatttatttcacAGTTGTGACTTTACTATTGACTTTaaataaagaagtagaaataaaaaatgaaattttaagcgAAAGCCCTTTTA
Protein-coding regions in this window:
- the PCMTD1 gene encoding protein-L-isoaspartate O-methyltransferase domain-containing protein 1 isoform X4; the encoded protein is MKILLKVGGILVMPVEDQLTQIMRTGQNTWESKNILAVSFAPLVQPSKNDNGKPDSVGLPPCAVRNLQDLARIYIRRALRNFINEEAQAKGIPQRAPPKRKRKRVKQRINTYVFVGNQLIPQPLDSEEEEKMEEDKEGEERELGEGRKQEEPPQNLLREKIMKLPLPESLKAYLTYFRDK